CTGAGTAGGAATGGCCTCTAGTTCTGACCTATCCTGTTCGAGCCAGAACAAATCTTCGACCTGACATCCCAACGCTCTTGCCAGTCGGAGGGCCACTGTTGTCGAAGGAGCATACTGTCCTGCTTCTACGCCCCCAATCGTCTGGCGAGAGACTCCAGCGATCGCGGCCAGATCTTGCTGACTCATCCCCAGTCGCAGTCGAATTTGTTTCAGGTTGTTGCACAGGTCATGGTCTGGCTTCATGGGGGTTATTCCTGAGCTTTTCTGTGAACCGTAGCCATTGTGAGATTACCATTAACAGCGGTAGCTCAATCAAGGGACCAATGACGAGGGTAAGGGTAATTAGGGGACGATCGGGAAATGTAGATGCCGCGATCGCCAGGGACAGGGGTGAGTTGCGGGCTAGGGTTGTGTAAATTAGGCAAACCCTTGTGCTGTAGGATAGCTGTAGTCGTCGTCCTAGTACTTGAGCAATCCAAAAATTAATCCAGAAAAAGAGAAGCACAGGTGGCAATAGTCGTAACAGCAATCCAGGACGCTCGAACAAGGCTGGACTCTCTGCGGTAAAAATCGCAACAATAGCAACATTCAGACAGACAACTTGCAGGGCTGTAATTTTAGGCATGTGGTGATGTAGCCACTCAATTCCCCACCAGTAGCTAATGCAACGACGAGACAAAACTGCCATGAGTAAGGGCAGCACCAACACCCAGAGGATGCTACCGACGAGTGCCTGGGGGCTTAACTCTACTAAGGTGCTTGTAAACACCAGTAAGTAGATCGGCAGCAGCAGAATTTGCAAACTCAGGTTAAAGGGCAGGAGTGCCATCGCCAACGACACATCACCTCCCGATATGCTGGTAAACACCAGATACCAATCGGTACAGGGTGTAACCATGAGCATAATC
The Cyanobacteriota bacterium DNA segment above includes these coding regions:
- a CDS encoding helix-turn-helix transcriptional regulator, which translates into the protein MKPDHDLCNNLKQIRLRLGMSQQDLAAIAGVSRQTIGGVEAGQYAPSTTVALRLARALGCQVEDLFWLEQDRSELEAIPTQ
- a CDS encoding arsenic resistance protein, producing the protein MSLHDKLQPVFVLLSVLVGLVLAHVSELPSVASGLIVPLLTVMLYATFLPMPLQQVGCAIRNVTATATSLSMNFLWTPILAWALGAIFLRDAPDLWVGLIMLMVTPCTDWYLVFTSISGGDVSLAMALLPFNLSLQILLLPIYLLVFTSTLVELSPQALVGSILWVLVLPLLMAVLSRRCISYWWGIEWLHHHMPKITALQVVCLNVAIVAIFTAESPALFERPGLLLRLLPPVLLFFWINFWIAQVLGRRLQLSYSTRVCLIYTTLARNSPLSLAIAASTFPDRPLITLTLVIGPLIELPLLMVISQWLRFTEKLRNNPHEARP